A genome region from Tolypothrix sp. PCC 7712 includes the following:
- a CDS encoding glycosyltransferase family 4 protein: protein MRLNEWINQKFFPSISTQLEPKEQLSFKTHKSLKLSVITQFFPPDYAATGQLVEELVRNLGQQGVDVEVFTSQPGYAFQSASAPSVERQGRVRIQRSRTAQLWPGRIRGKAINGVLYTVRAFLYLIRGWRRSNLLLLTTAPPFLPIVGYLAHKFFRLSYVCILYDLYPDIAIALGVISKHNWMTRLWQKLNQQIWLNAKGIIVLSPGMKQRVVAHCPQIADKVSVIHSWADPEWIKPIDKHKNWFAWKYNLVNKFTVLYSGNMGRCHDIDTIVQAARYLHDEPIQFVCIGGGAKRNELIEEVKVLGLKNFLFLPYQDQQVLPYSLTACDLALVSVDASSESMVVPSKLYSALASGRPIAVICSQDSYLREMIAEANCGGTFDNGDGYSLAQFIRLLSHDPQLGENMGKSGRQYLRSHFTPKIISKQYLEVLKQAIFAEGVATLSESRTK, encoded by the coding sequence ATGAGACTTAATGAATGGATTAATCAAAAATTCTTTCCATCCATTTCTACTCAATTAGAACCAAAAGAACAGCTTTCTTTCAAGACTCATAAATCCTTGAAATTATCTGTAATCACTCAGTTTTTTCCTCCAGACTATGCAGCTACGGGACAGTTAGTGGAAGAACTAGTGAGAAATTTAGGTCAACAAGGAGTAGATGTTGAGGTTTTTACCAGCCAACCAGGGTATGCGTTTCAGTCAGCTAGTGCACCCTCTGTTGAGCGTCAGGGTAGAGTAAGAATTCAGCGATCGCGTACAGCGCAGCTTTGGCCGGGACGAATTCGTGGTAAGGCCATCAATGGTGTTTTATATACTGTGCGTGCTTTCCTCTATCTCATAAGAGGCTGGAGGCGCAGTAATTTATTGTTATTGACTACAGCACCTCCATTTTTGCCAATTGTTGGATATCTAGCGCATAAATTTTTCCGATTGTCCTATGTCTGCATATTGTATGACCTCTATCCAGACATTGCGATCGCCCTCGGAGTCATCTCCAAACATAACTGGATGACCAGATTATGGCAAAAACTCAATCAGCAAATTTGGCTCAATGCTAAGGGCATCATAGTGCTGAGTCCTGGGATGAAACAAAGAGTGGTAGCACATTGCCCACAGATAGCTGATAAGGTTTCTGTAATTCACAGTTGGGCAGATCCGGAATGGATTAAGCCCATTGATAAACATAAAAACTGGTTTGCATGGAAGTATAATCTTGTCAACAAATTTACCGTACTTTATTCCGGTAATATGGGTCGCTGTCATGACATAGATACTATTGTGCAAGCAGCTAGATATCTGCATGATGAACCAATCCAGTTTGTTTGTATTGGTGGGGGAGCAAAACGGAACGAGCTAATCGAGGAAGTGAAGGTATTAGGGTTGAAAAACTTCTTGTTTTTACCCTATCAGGATCAACAAGTACTTCCCTATTCCTTAACTGCTTGCGATCTAGCGCTAGTAAGTGTAGATGCATCTTCAGAGAGTATGGTCGTTCCTAGTAAGTTGTACTCAGCTTTAGCGTCAGGACGGCCGATAGCAGTGATATGTTCGCAAGATTCTTACTTAAGAGAAATGATTGCAGAAGCCAACTGTGGTGGCACATTTGACAATGGAGACGGATATAGTTTAGCCCAATTTATTCGCTTGCTCTCTCATGATCCCCAACTAGGAGAGAACATGGGTAAGTCGGGTCGTCAATATCTGCGATCACATTTCACACCAAAAATCATATCTAAACAATATCTTGAGGTTCTGAAGCAAGCGATATTTGCTGAAGGTGTGGCTACTCTATCAGAAAGCCGTACCAAGTAA
- a CDS encoding ABC transporter permease, with translation MNSQEITQPELVIEAGRTEQQYWKDLWRYRELLYFLAWRDILVRYKQTFIGIAWALIRPFLTMVVFTVVFGNLAKLPSEGAPYPILVFAAMLPWQFFSNALGECSNSLIANANLISKVYFPRLIVPISAVTVSFVDFMISGIILLGLMAWYNFIPGWRILTLPLFIAIAFAASMGVGLWLAALNVEYRDFRYIVPFIMQFGLYISPVGFSSSVVPEKWRLLYSLNPMVGVIDGFRWAIIGGDSSIYLPGFILSMLLVIFLLITGIWYFRRMERTFADVI, from the coding sequence ATGAATAGCCAAGAAATTACACAACCAGAATTAGTAATTGAAGCTGGACGTACAGAACAGCAGTATTGGAAAGACCTATGGCGTTATCGCGAGCTATTATATTTTCTTGCTTGGCGTGATATTTTGGTGCGTTACAAACAAACCTTTATTGGTATAGCTTGGGCACTTATTCGGCCATTTTTAACAATGGTAGTGTTTACTGTAGTTTTTGGTAATTTAGCGAAATTACCTTCAGAAGGTGCGCCTTATCCAATTTTGGTGTTTGCTGCTATGTTACCTTGGCAGTTTTTTTCCAATGCTTTAGGTGAGTGCAGTAACAGTTTGATTGCTAATGCCAACCTGATATCTAAGGTCTACTTCCCGCGTTTGATTGTACCTATCAGTGCAGTAACTGTCAGCTTCGTTGACTTTATGATTTCTGGCATAATTTTGCTAGGATTAATGGCTTGGTATAATTTTATTCCTGGTTGGCGAATACTAACATTGCCTTTATTTATAGCTATTGCCTTTGCAGCTTCTATGGGAGTAGGGCTTTGGCTAGCAGCATTAAATGTAGAATATCGAGATTTCCGCTATATTGTGCCATTTATTATGCAATTTGGCCTATATATATCACCAGTAGGCTTTAGTAGTAGTGTTGTCCCAGAAAAGTGGCGTTTACTCTATTCTTTAAACCCAATGGTGGGGGTAATTGATGGTTTTCGCTGGGCAATTATAGGAGGAGATTCAAGTATTTACTTGCCAGGGTTTATATTATCCATGTTATTAGTTATCTTTTTACTGATAACTGGTATCTGGTATTTCCGCAGAATGGAACGGACGTTTGCTGATGTAATTTAG
- a CDS encoding polysaccharide ABC transporter ATP-binding protein, whose amino-acid sequence MSDVVINVENLGKKYILSHQQERSGRYRYKALRDVIADGAKSLAQRFIKPAAKELSNPAREEFWALNDVSFDIKQGEAIGIIGRNGAGKSTLLKVLSRITEPTTGRIAIKGRVASLLEVGTGFHPELTGRENIYLNGSVLGMSGFEIRKKFDEIVAFAEVEKFLDTPVKRYSSGMYVRLAFSVAAHLEPEILIVDEVLAVGDSSFQKKCLGKMGDVATKEGRTVLFVSHSMQAIAQLTQRCILLSKGKVQFEGNTGKAVQLYLAGHQDEVVKSAYYQAPVNKAGNYVAWAKVETSEGQGIHCWGKPIVFEFALHVAQPHESLWFSFQIVSALQQPICIFWYYEPQAPFRREPGTFIIRCEIPTLRLYMGSYTLTTWFSERRSETLLENLRGICEFEVSMHNFERPEYQWQPDECTYLEKATWKMV is encoded by the coding sequence ATGTCTGATGTTGTAATTAATGTAGAGAATTTAGGTAAAAAATATATTCTTAGTCATCAGCAGGAGCGTTCTGGACGCTACCGCTACAAGGCTCTGCGTGATGTCATTGCAGATGGAGCTAAATCGCTCGCTCAAAGATTTATCAAGCCTGCTGCGAAAGAATTGTCCAATCCAGCAAGAGAAGAATTTTGGGCATTGAATGATGTTTCCTTTGACATTAAGCAAGGTGAAGCCATTGGTATTATTGGGCGTAATGGTGCTGGTAAATCGACACTTTTAAAAGTTTTAAGCCGCATCACAGAACCAACTACAGGACGTATTGCAATTAAAGGGAGAGTAGCAAGCCTCTTAGAAGTAGGTACAGGATTTCACCCAGAATTAACGGGGAGAGAGAACATCTACCTCAACGGTTCTGTGTTAGGTATGAGTGGATTTGAAATCCGCAAGAAATTTGATGAGATAGTTGCTTTTGCTGAGGTAGAAAAGTTTTTAGACACACCAGTAAAACGCTATTCTTCCGGGATGTATGTGCGCCTTGCTTTTTCTGTAGCAGCCCATTTAGAACCGGAGATTTTAATTGTCGATGAAGTTTTAGCTGTAGGCGATTCTTCCTTTCAAAAGAAATGCTTGGGAAAAATGGGCGATGTCGCTACAAAAGAAGGCCGCACAGTCTTATTTGTGAGTCATAGTATGCAAGCGATCGCTCAGTTAACACAACGTTGTATCCTACTGTCTAAAGGTAAGGTGCAGTTTGAAGGCAATACTGGCAAAGCTGTGCAATTATATCTGGCAGGTCATCAAGACGAAGTAGTTAAATCTGCCTATTATCAAGCACCTGTCAATAAAGCTGGTAACTACGTAGCTTGGGCAAAAGTAGAAACTTCAGAAGGGCAAGGTATTCACTGTTGGGGTAAACCAATTGTTTTTGAGTTTGCGCTCCATGTAGCTCAACCCCATGAAAGTCTCTGGTTCTCTTTTCAAATAGTTAGCGCCCTGCAACAACCCATTTGTATTTTTTGGTATTACGAACCCCAAGCGCCATTTCGACGTGAGCCAGGAACATTTATTATTCGATGTGAAATACCAACATTAAGGTTATATATGGGTTCCTATACCTTAACAACATGGTTTTCTGAGCGTCGTAGCGAAACCCTGCTAGAAAACTTGAGAGGAATTTGCGAGTTTGAAGTTAGTATGCATAATTTCGAGCGCCCAGAATATCAATGGCAACCTGATGAATGTACTTATTTAGAAAAGGCTACATGGAAAATGGTCTAA
- a CDS encoding DUF4082 domain-containing protein translates to MIFPRRYARYILAFFCSFLLVVSQVKVAFPQSSVGLKQVKNNSNTAVTSLAFSADGKKIATGTNDSRIIISDAQTGQEQRTLKGDEGLPVTKVAFNPKGGKLASVGRDTVLRIWDVETGEQTQSQTGHENPTRTVAYAPDGLIATAGEDTRITLWNGDKILRILQGHLGFVNDLAFSPDGKRLASCSEDGRIILWDIVSGKKVLTLRGHAGGVTSVAFSPREQLLASGGKDGTARLWDLVKNTGTQSQILEGTSKVITTVAFSPNGKFLAAAGAGDRAFVWNLANGKLLKNLAKNKAAKTNIVAFNPADDNSLVTGDDDGEISDWDVTKGTKKKSRQVPAKISQQKILKPQKSNNQIGDASVISSSQNLIAAIPSPPGGPILVVTSSTNKFGDYYAEILRNEGFNYFNVSDISAITPQTLSNYDVVILAEMALNSAQVTTFTDWVNSGGNLIAMHPDKQLASLLGLTDAGSTLSEGYLLVDTSKAPGNGIVNQTIQFHGTADRYNLNGADSVATLYSNATTATANNNPAVTLRNVGSGKAAAFTYDLARSIVYTRQGNPAWAGQERDGFSPIRSDDQFYGAGSLDWVNLDKVAIPQADEQQRLLANLITKMNLAKKPLPHFWYFPNGKKAVVLMSGDDHGNGGTIPRFDQYINLSPTNCSVDNWECIRGTSYVYTTVPFTNTQAASYNTNGFEIALHVNTGCADYTTTSLNTNYTQQLSAFSTKFPSLPAPTTQRHHCLVWSDWSSTPEVELSKGIRLDTTYYYWPPTWVLDRPGFFTGSGMPMRLTKLDGTVIDVYKAATQMTDESGQSFPYTVNTLLDRAIGAEGYYGIFTVNAHTDNSNTGSQQESDDVVASAKARGVPVVSARQVLTWLDAHNNSTFGSIVWTPGQTNPQTSSTLSFNITKATGATGLQAMLPIRSSNGILSSITRNGSTVYTPSTGKTEGIKGIEYAIFSVDTGNYVATYDPDTTSPQVITDITLSPPSPANGATNVTVGTTVSATFNEAIDPATINTSSFELRDSSNALVTATVTYDAATRTAKLNPIANLSNNTTYTATLKSGIVKDQAANALAANFTWSFTTAGLVCSEQQPCSIWTTSTVPTNQSENDNNAVELGVKFRSDIDGYITGIRFYKGNTNTGNYTVNLWNSNGQNLGAASINSLSASGWQQAKFASPVAITANTTYVASYYTSIGRYASDNSFFASSGVVKAPLTALSNSAGGGNGVYKYGSSGFPNNTYQSSNYWVDVLFSTTVATDTTPPTVISTTPSNSATGIAINTTVKAAFSEAMNSATISSSTFQLLGPNNTAVNAGVIYDASTKTATLTPSTALAANTSYTATITSGVKDIAGNALAQNYIWSFTTGSGITLWDNSITPAVLQDSDTNAVNLGVKFRADVNGYIKAIRFYKGNSNTANYTVNLWDNSSQTSIGTASVSNVSGTGWQTVNFTTPVAITANTVYVASYLTTIGRYSVNQNYFANAGVDTAPLHALQNGVNGGNGVYRYSSTVGFPNSTYQSSNYWVDVVFSTTP, encoded by the coding sequence ATGATATTCCCAAGACGTTATGCCAGATATATTTTGGCATTTTTCTGTAGTTTTCTCTTGGTTGTGAGCCAAGTAAAAGTAGCCTTCCCGCAAAGCTCGGTAGGCTTGAAGCAGGTAAAAAACAACTCTAATACTGCGGTAACATCCCTTGCCTTCAGTGCGGATGGTAAGAAGATAGCAACCGGGACAAATGATTCTCGAATTATCATCTCGGATGCACAAACTGGCCAAGAGCAACGAACCTTAAAAGGAGATGAAGGTCTTCCTGTTACCAAAGTAGCCTTCAATCCCAAAGGCGGTAAGCTTGCTAGTGTGGGTCGAGATACCGTACTGCGGATATGGGATGTAGAAACTGGAGAACAAACCCAAAGTCAGACTGGCCACGAAAACCCTACTAGGACAGTTGCTTACGCTCCTGATGGTTTAATTGCTACAGCAGGCGAAGATACTAGAATCACTTTGTGGAATGGAGATAAAATTCTCCGCATATTGCAGGGTCATCTAGGCTTTGTTAACGACCTTGCTTTTAGCCCAGATGGTAAAAGGTTAGCAAGTTGTTCAGAAGATGGCAGGATTATCCTTTGGGATATAGTGTCTGGTAAAAAAGTCTTGACTCTACGAGGACATGCTGGTGGAGTTACATCGGTAGCATTTAGTCCTCGTGAACAGCTGTTAGCTAGTGGCGGTAAAGATGGTACAGCTAGACTCTGGGATTTAGTCAAGAACACAGGTACGCAAAGCCAAATCCTTGAGGGGACAAGTAAAGTAATTACCACAGTTGCATTCAGCCCCAATGGTAAGTTCTTGGCTGCTGCAGGTGCAGGCGACAGAGCTTTTGTGTGGAACTTAGCAAATGGTAAATTACTCAAAAATCTAGCGAAAAATAAAGCTGCTAAAACAAATATAGTTGCCTTTAATCCAGCTGATGATAACAGCTTGGTTACAGGAGACGATGATGGTGAGATTTCAGATTGGGATGTAACCAAGGGAACTAAAAAGAAAAGTCGCCAAGTACCTGCTAAAATTTCTCAACAAAAGATTTTAAAACCCCAGAAATCTAATAATCAAATCGGCGACGCGAGTGTTATTTCTAGTTCTCAAAATCTCATAGCTGCCATACCATCTCCACCAGGAGGGCCAATTCTGGTAGTGACTAGTAGTACCAACAAATTTGGTGACTACTATGCTGAAATTTTGCGTAATGAAGGATTTAACTACTTTAACGTCAGTGATATTTCCGCAATTACTCCTCAAACGTTAAGCAACTATGATGTTGTCATCCTGGCTGAGATGGCTCTTAACTCGGCTCAAGTGACAACATTTACTGATTGGGTAAACAGTGGTGGTAATTTAATTGCCATGCATCCTGACAAGCAACTTGCTAGTTTGTTAGGTCTAACAGATGCAGGTTCAACCTTAAGTGAAGGCTATTTACTTGTAGACACCTCTAAAGCTCCTGGCAATGGTATTGTCAATCAAACCATCCAGTTTCATGGCACAGCAGACCGCTATAACTTAAATGGTGCTGATAGTGTCGCTACACTCTATAGCAATGCGACAACAGCGACTGCTAATAATAATCCAGCTGTCACACTGCGTAATGTTGGTAGTGGTAAAGCCGCCGCATTTACTTACGATTTAGCGCGTTCAATAGTCTACACTCGTCAAGGTAATCCCGCTTGGGCAGGACAGGAGCGTGATGGATTTTCTCCCATTCGCTCTGATGATCAATTTTATGGTGCTGGCAGCTTAGATTGGGTAAATCTTGATAAGGTTGCTATTCCTCAAGCAGATGAGCAACAGCGCTTATTGGCAAATCTAATTACCAAAATGAACTTGGCTAAAAAGCCACTACCGCATTTCTGGTATTTCCCTAATGGTAAAAAAGCTGTTGTACTTATGAGCGGTGACGATCATGGCAATGGCGGAACTATACCTCGTTTTGACCAGTATATAAATTTGAGCCCAACTAATTGTTCAGTTGACAATTGGGAGTGTATCCGTGGTACTTCCTATGTCTACACTACTGTACCTTTCACCAACACTCAAGCAGCATCTTATAACACAAATGGCTTTGAAATTGCCTTACATGTTAATACAGGCTGTGCAGATTACACAACGACTTCACTGAATACTAATTACACCCAGCAACTTAGTGCATTTAGCACTAAGTTTCCTAGCCTACCTGCACCTACAACCCAAAGGCACCATTGTCTGGTTTGGAGTGACTGGTCTAGCACACCAGAAGTAGAGTTGAGTAAAGGAATACGGCTTGACACAACGTACTACTACTGGCCACCCACTTGGGTTTTGGATCGCCCCGGATTCTTTACTGGTAGTGGTATGCCAATGCGCCTGACTAAGTTAGATGGTACAGTCATTGACGTATACAAGGCAGCTACACAAATGACTGATGAATCAGGGCAGTCATTTCCTTATACTGTCAATACACTACTAGATCGGGCTATAGGCGCAGAAGGATACTACGGTATTTTTACTGTTAATGCTCACACAGATAACAGTAATACAGGTTCTCAACAAGAATCGGATGATGTTGTCGCCTCAGCTAAAGCTCGTGGTGTACCAGTTGTTTCTGCTCGTCAAGTGCTAACTTGGCTTGATGCTCATAACAATTCGACCTTTGGCTCTATAGTATGGACTCCTGGCCAGACAAATCCCCAGACTAGCAGCACATTGAGCTTTAACATCACCAAAGCTACTGGTGCAACTGGTTTACAAGCAATGCTACCAATTAGGTCTAGCAACGGTATCCTCAGCAGTATTACTCGTAACGGCAGCACTGTTTATACGCCATCTACTGGCAAGACTGAGGGTATAAAAGGTATTGAGTATGCGATTTTCTCTGTTGATACTGGTAATTACGTTGCTACTTATGACCCAGACACAACATCTCCACAGGTCATAACGGATATTACACTTTCTCCTCCATCCCCTGCTAATGGAGCAACAAACGTAACTGTTGGCACCACAGTGTCAGCTACTTTTAACGAAGCAATTGATCCGGCAACAATTAATACCAGTTCCTTTGAATTGAGAGACTCATCGAACGCGTTGGTAACTGCTACGGTCACCTATGATGCTGCAACGCGTACTGCTAAATTGAATCCGATCGCAAATTTGTCCAATAACACTACCTATACTGCTACCTTGAAAAGCGGAATAGTCAAGGATCAAGCAGCTAATGCTTTAGCAGCTAACTTTACTTGGTCTTTTACTACCGCAGGATTAGTTTGTTCTGAGCAGCAACCTTGTAGTATTTGGACGACTTCGACAGTTCCAACCAACCAATCGGAAAACGACAACAATGCTGTAGAACTGGGAGTCAAGTTCCGTTCAGATATCGATGGCTACATAACTGGTATTCGCTTCTACAAAGGTAATACCAACACAGGCAACTATACTGTTAACCTGTGGAACAGCAATGGCCAGAATCTAGGTGCAGCAAGTATTAACAGTTTGAGTGCTTCCGGTTGGCAACAAGCCAAATTTGCTAGTCCAGTAGCAATTACTGCTAACACCACGTATGTAGCTTCCTATTACACAAGTATTGGCAGATACGCATCTGATAATAGTTTCTTTGCTAGTTCTGGTGTGGTGAAAGCACCATTAACCGCCTTAAGTAATAGTGCAGGTGGAGGTAATGGTGTTTACAAATATGGTAGTAGCGGATTTCCCAACAATACTTATCAATCCAGCAACTACTGGGTAGATGTTTTATTCAGCACTACTGTAGCTACAGATACAACACCTCCCACAGTTATTTCCACCACTCCTAGTAACAGTGCTACAGGTATTGCTATTAACACAACAGTCAAAGCTGCCTTTAGTGAAGCTATGAATTCGGCAACTATTAGTAGTAGCACTTTTCAGTTGCTGGGCCCAAACAACACAGCAGTAAATGCTGGTGTTATTTATGATGCGTCAACCAAGACGGCAACACTGACACCAAGCACCGCCTTGGCAGCTAATACTTCCTATACTGCTACTATTACTAGTGGGGTAAAAGACATTGCAGGTAATGCCTTAGCACAGAACTATATCTGGTCATTTACTACAGGTAGTGGAATCACCCTTTGGGATAACTCAATCACTCCAGCTGTATTACAAGACTCAGATACTAATGCAGTCAACTTAGGTGTGAAGTTCCGCGCCGACGTGAATGGTTATATCAAGGCTATTCGTTTCTACAAAGGAAACAGTAATACAGCAAACTATACTGTCAACCTTTGGGACAACAGTTCTCAGACAAGTATAGGAACTGCTTCTGTAAGTAATGTGAGTGGTACTGGCTGGCAGACAGTTAACTTTACTACCCCAGTAGCAATTACAGCTAATACAGTGTATGTAGCTTCTTACTTAACAACTATTGGTCGTTATTCAGTTAACCAGAATTACTTTGCCAACGCTGGTGTCGATACTGCACCACTTCATGCATTGCAAAATGGCGTGAATGGAGGTAATGGAGTTTATCGTTACAGTTCAACGGTTGGCTTTCCTAACTCAACTTATCAATCCAGCAACTATTGGGTGGATGTTGTGTTTAGTACAACACCTTAG